One genomic window of Chanos chanos chromosome 13, fChaCha1.1, whole genome shotgun sequence includes the following:
- the cyth3b gene encoding cytohesin-3 isoform X1: MQAEDGRLPEDLSLEERDELSNIRRRKKELLDDIERLKFEIAEVMTEIEQLTCVGESKTTQRNKQIAMGRKKFNMDPKKGIQFLLENDLLQNTPEDIAQFLYKGEGLNKTVIGDYLGERDDFNIKVLQAFVELHEFADLNLVQALRQFLWSFRLPGEAQKIDRMMEAFASRYCQCNPGVFQSTDTCYVLSFAIIMLNTSLHNPNVRDKPAVERFISMNRGINDGGDLPEELLRNLYESIKSEPFKIPEDDGNDLTHTFFNPDREGWLLKLGGRVKTWKRRWFILTDNCLYYFEYTTDKEPRGIIPLENLSIREVEEPRKPNCFELYNPNHKGQVIKACKTEADGRVVEGNHVVYRISAPTPEEKEEWIKSIKASISRDPFYDMLATRKRRIANKK; encoded by the exons ATGCAAGCTGAAGACGGAAGGC TTCCTGAGGACCTTTCcttagaggagagagatgaactgtCGAACATACGACGCAGGAAAAAAGAGTTGCTGGATGACATTGAG AGGTTGAAATTTGAGATTGCGGAAGTGATGACAGAGATTGAACAGCTGACCTGCGTCGGGGAGAG CAAAACGACACAGAGAAATAAGCAGATTGCAATGGGTAGAAAGAAATTCAACATGGATCCCAAAAAG GGAATCCAGTTTCTTCTGGAGAATGACCTCTTGCAGAACACTCCTGAAGATATAGCACAGTTTCTCTACAAAGGAGAGGGCTTGAACAAAACAGTCATTGGAGATTATTTAGGAGAACG GGATGATTTCAACATCAAAGTTCTCCAAGCTTTTGTGGAACTTCACGAATTTGCAGATCTCAATCTCGTCCAAGCGCTGAG ACAGTTTCTGTGGAGCTTCAGACTCCCTGGTGAGGCCCAGAAGATCGATCGTATGATGGAAGCGTTTGCTTCACGATACTGCCAGTGCAACCCAGGAGTCTTCCAGTCTACAG acaCATGCTACGTCCTGTCCTTCGCCATCATCATGCTCAACACCAGCCTGCACAACCCAAACGTCCGGGACAAGCCCGCCGTCGAGCGCTTCATCTCCATGAACAGAGGAATAAACGACGGAGGAGACCTGCCTGAGGAACTGCTCAGG aattTGTACGAGAGCATTAAGAGCGAACCCTTTAAAATCCCGGAGGACGACGGTAACGACCTCACCCACACCTTCTTCAATCCGGACAGGGAGGGCTGGCTGCTGAAGCTAG GAGGAAGAGTGAAAACCTGGAAGAGAAGATGGTTTATTTTGACTGACAACTGCTTGTATTATTTTGAATACACAACA GACAAGGAGCCACGTGGGATCATTCCTTTGGAGAACCTCAGTATCAGAGAAGTGGAGGAGCCAAGGAAACCT AACTGTTTTGAGCTCTACAACCCGAACCACAAAGGCCAGGTTATCAAGGCGTGTAAAACGGAGGCCGACGGTCGGGTGGTGGAGGGGAACCACGTAGTCTACAGGATATCGGCTCCAACaccagaggagaaagaagaatggATCAAATCAATCAA AGCCAGCATCAGCCGGGATCCCTTCTACGACATGCTGGCCACCAGAAAGAGACGCATCGCCAACAAGAAGTGA
- the cacng5b gene encoding voltage-dependent calcium channel gamma-5 subunit gives MSTCGRKALTLLSSVFAVCGLGLLGIAVSTDYWLYLEEGVIQPLNQSTDIRMSLHSGLWRVCFLAGEETGRCFTIEYVMPLNMQLTSESTVSMLKMIRSATPFPLVSLFFMFIGFVLNNIGHVRPHRTILAFVSGIFFILSGLSLVVGLVLYISSINDEMLNRTKTSEAFFSYKYGWSFAFAAISFLLTESAGVMSVYLFMKRYTAEEMYQPHPSFYRPRLSNCSDYSGQFLHPEAWTRGRSPSDISSDTSLQMSASYPALLKCPDYDQVSSSPC, from the exons ATGAGCACGTGTGGGAGAAAGGCTTTGACCCTACTGAGCAGTGTGTTTGCGGTGTGTGGCCTGGGTTTACTGGGCATCGCCGTCAGCACTGACTACTGGCTGTACCTGGAGGAAGGGGTCATTCAGCCGCTGAACCAGAGCACCGATATACGTATGTCCCTCCATTCTGGGCTCTGGAGGGTCTGTTTCCTGGCAG gagaggagacaggacgTTGTTTCACCATAGAATATGTCATGCCCCTCAACATGCAGCTGACTAGTGAATCCACCGTCAGCATGCTGA AAATGATCCGATCTGCCACGCCCTTTCCTCTGGTCAGTCTTTTCTTCATGTTTATTGGCTTTGTGCTCAACAATATAGGGCACGTACGCCCTCACCGCACTATCCTGGCTTTTGTTTCTGGaatcttcttcatcctctcag gTCTGTCTCTGGTAGTTGGCCTGGTTCTCTACATATCCAGTATTAATGATGAAATGTTGAACAGGACCAAAACCAGTGAGGCCTTTTTCAGCTATAAATATGGCTGGTCCTTTGCATTCGCTGCCATTTCATTTCTGCTCACTGAG AGTGCAGGGGTAATGTCCGTTTATCTGTTCATGAAGCGTTATACTGCGGAGGAGATGTATCAGCCCCACCCCAGTTTTTACCGACCGCGCCTCAGTAACTGCTCCGACTACTCCGGTCAGTTCCTTCACCCAGAGGCCTGGACGCGGGGTCGCAGCCCCTCTGACATCTCCAGTGACACCTCCCTGCAGATGAGTGCCAGCTACCCTGCACTGCTCAAGTGTCCGGACTACGATCAGGTGTCCTCTTCCCCCTGCTGA
- the cyth3b gene encoding cytohesin-3 isoform X2: MQAEDGRLPEDLSLEERDELSNIRRRKKELLDDIERLKFEIAEVMTEIEQLTCVGESKTTQRNKQIAMGRKKFNMDPKKGIQFLLENDLLQNTPEDIAQFLYKGEGLNKTVIGDYLGERDDFNIKVLQAFVELHEFADLNLVQALRQFLWSFRLPGEAQKIDRMMEAFASRYCQCNPGVFQSTDTCYVLSFAIIMLNTSLHNPNVRDKPAVERFISMNRGINDGGDLPEELLRNLYESIKSEPFKIPEDDGNDLTHTFFNPDREGWLLKLGGGRVKTWKRRWFILTDNCLYYFEYTTDKEPRGIIPLENLSIREVEEPRKPNCFELYNPNHKGQVIKACKTEADGRVVEGNHVVYRISAPTPEEKEEWIKSIKASISRDPFYDMLATRKRRIANKK; encoded by the exons ATGCAAGCTGAAGACGGAAGGC TTCCTGAGGACCTTTCcttagaggagagagatgaactgtCGAACATACGACGCAGGAAAAAAGAGTTGCTGGATGACATTGAG AGGTTGAAATTTGAGATTGCGGAAGTGATGACAGAGATTGAACAGCTGACCTGCGTCGGGGAGAG CAAAACGACACAGAGAAATAAGCAGATTGCAATGGGTAGAAAGAAATTCAACATGGATCCCAAAAAG GGAATCCAGTTTCTTCTGGAGAATGACCTCTTGCAGAACACTCCTGAAGATATAGCACAGTTTCTCTACAAAGGAGAGGGCTTGAACAAAACAGTCATTGGAGATTATTTAGGAGAACG GGATGATTTCAACATCAAAGTTCTCCAAGCTTTTGTGGAACTTCACGAATTTGCAGATCTCAATCTCGTCCAAGCGCTGAG ACAGTTTCTGTGGAGCTTCAGACTCCCTGGTGAGGCCCAGAAGATCGATCGTATGATGGAAGCGTTTGCTTCACGATACTGCCAGTGCAACCCAGGAGTCTTCCAGTCTACAG acaCATGCTACGTCCTGTCCTTCGCCATCATCATGCTCAACACCAGCCTGCACAACCCAAACGTCCGGGACAAGCCCGCCGTCGAGCGCTTCATCTCCATGAACAGAGGAATAAACGACGGAGGAGACCTGCCTGAGGAACTGCTCAGG aattTGTACGAGAGCATTAAGAGCGAACCCTTTAAAATCCCGGAGGACGACGGTAACGACCTCACCCACACCTTCTTCAATCCGGACAGGGAGGGCTGGCTGCTGAAGCTAG GAG GAGGAAGAGTGAAAACCTGGAAGAGAAGATGGTTTATTTTGACTGACAACTGCTTGTATTATTTTGAATACACAACA GACAAGGAGCCACGTGGGATCATTCCTTTGGAGAACCTCAGTATCAGAGAAGTGGAGGAGCCAAGGAAACCT AACTGTTTTGAGCTCTACAACCCGAACCACAAAGGCCAGGTTATCAAGGCGTGTAAAACGGAGGCCGACGGTCGGGTGGTGGAGGGGAACCACGTAGTCTACAGGATATCGGCTCCAACaccagaggagaaagaagaatggATCAAATCAATCAA AGCCAGCATCAGCCGGGATCCCTTCTACGACATGCTGGCCACCAGAAAGAGACGCATCGCCAACAAGAAGTGA